In a genomic window of Parambassis ranga chromosome 24, fParRan2.1, whole genome shotgun sequence:
- the pex3 gene encoding peroxisomal biogenesis factor 3, protein MFSSVWNFVKRHKRKFIFTGAVLGGVYFLGKYAQKKLREMQEREATEYIAQARRQFHFESNQRTCNMTVLSMLPPLREAIISQLNSESLTAVLKTKPANKLEIWEDLKIISFTRTVVAVYSTCMMVVLLRVQLNIIGGYLYLDNSVGKSATAPLAPPDVQQQYLSSIQHLLGDGLTELMTVVKRAVQNSLGSVPLKQSLSLLELEQQLSWIRAEVEAGSGRPLSWYMLADDENALADQACGLTENDIMTIRLLNETRDMLDSPDFTTVLSTCLNRGFSRLLDNLAEFFRPPPGDSAPSSAPHSLSAVSLPLAKIIPIINGQINTICSETPSHFVQDLLLNDQVKEFAANVYETFSAPQELQK, encoded by the exons ATGTTTTCGTCTGTCTGGAATTTTGTGAAACGCCATAAAAGGAAATTTATTTTCACCGGAGCTGTGCTTGGAG GTGTGTACTTCCTGGGTAAATATGCCCAGAAGAAGCTCAGGGAGATGCAGGAGAGGGAGGCGACCGAGTACATCGCTCAGGCGCGAAGACAGTTCCACTTCGAGAGCAACCAGAGGACCTGCAACATGACTG tgctGTCCATGCTCCCTCCGCTGAGAGAAGCCATCATCAGCCAGCTCAACTCAGAAAGTCTCACTGCTGTGCTGAAGACCAA ACCAGCCAATAAACTGGAGATCTGGGAGGATTTAAAGATCATCA gtttCACCCGCACTGTGGTGGCGGTGTACAGCACCTGCATGATGGTCGTTCTCCTGAGAGTCCAGCTGAACATCATCGGAGGGTACCTGTATCTGGACAACTCTGTGGGGAAGAGCGCCACG GCTCCTCTGGCTCCTCCAGACGTCCAGCAGCAGTACCTGTCCAGTATCCAACATCTGCTGGGAGATG gttTAACGGAGCTGATGACAGTAGTGAAAAGGGCCGTGCAGAACTCTCTGGGCAG cgtgCCTCTGAAGCAGAGCTTGTCTCTGTTGGAgttggagcagcagctgagctggaTCAGGGCGGAGGTGGAAGCCGGCTCGGGGCGGCCGCTGTCCTGGTACATGCTGGCAGACGATGAGAACGCGCTCGCCGACCAG GCGTGCGGGCTGACGGAAAACGACATCATGACCATCAGACTGTTAAATGAGACCCGAGACATGTTGGACAG TCCAGACTTCACCACTGTCCTCAGCACCTGTCTGAACCGTGGCTTCTCTCGTCTTCTCGACAACCTGGCAGAGTTCTTCCGGCCACCTCCCGGTGACTCCGCCCCCAGCTCTGCACCACACAG tctgtctgcagtcagtctgCCGCTGGCAAAGATCATCCCCATCATCAATGGTCAGATCAACACCATCTGCAGCGAGACTCCCAGTCACTTTGTGCAG GATCTGCTGCTGAACGACCAGGTGAAGGAGTTTGCAGCCAATGTTTATGAGACCTTCAGCGCACCGCAGGAGCTGCAGAAATGA
- the adat2 gene encoding tRNA-specific adenosine deaminase 2 isoform X2, with protein sequence MGTEDGGDAAFCPKDAEIETWMAKAFDMARDALENGEVPVGCLMVYKGQVVGKGRNEVNETKNATRHAEMVALDQVLDWCRRSNLDVRSVCEQTALYVTVEPCVMCAAALRLLNIPAVVYGCRNERFGGCGSVLDVSSADLPQTGTTFKPQNPKRGRTEA encoded by the exons ATGGGAACAGAAGACGGCGGTGACGCTGCTTTCTGTCCAAAAGATGCGGAAATAGAGACGTGGATGGCGAAGGCTTTTGACATG GCCAGAGATGCCTTGGAGAACGGAGAGGTGCCGGTCGGATGTCTGATGGTCTACAAAGGCCAAGTTGTGGGAAAAGGAAGAAATGAAGTCAATGAGACTAAAAAT gcaACTCGACACGCCGAGATGGTCGCCCTGGACCAGGTGCTGGACTGGTGTCGCCGTAGCAACCTGGatgtgaggagtgtgtgtgagcagacgGCCCTGTACGTCACCGTGGAGCCGTGCGTCATGTGTGCAGCAGCCCTGCGTCTGCTCA ACATCCCCGCGGTTGTGTACGGCTGCAGGAACGAGCGGTTCGGAGGCTGCGGGTCGGTCCTGGATGTGTCCTCTGCAGACCTGCCTCAGACTGGGACCACGTTCAAG CCCCAAAACCCAAAACGAGGAAGGACTGAAGCCTGA
- the adat2 gene encoding tRNA-specific adenosine deaminase 2 isoform X1, translating to MGTEDGGDAAFCPKDAEIETWMAKAFDMARDALENGEVPVGCLMVYKGQVVGKGRNEVNETKNATRHAEMVALDQVLDWCRRSNLDVRSVCEQTALYVTVEPCVMCAAALRLLNIPAVVYGCRNERFGGCGSVLDVSSADLPQTGTTFKCVSGHRAEEAVEMLKAFYKQENPNAPKPKTRKD from the exons ATGGGAACAGAAGACGGCGGTGACGCTGCTTTCTGTCCAAAAGATGCGGAAATAGAGACGTGGATGGCGAAGGCTTTTGACATG GCCAGAGATGCCTTGGAGAACGGAGAGGTGCCGGTCGGATGTCTGATGGTCTACAAAGGCCAAGTTGTGGGAAAAGGAAGAAATGAAGTCAATGAGACTAAAAAT gcaACTCGACACGCCGAGATGGTCGCCCTGGACCAGGTGCTGGACTGGTGTCGCCGTAGCAACCTGGatgtgaggagtgtgtgtgagcagacgGCCCTGTACGTCACCGTGGAGCCGTGCGTCATGTGTGCAGCAGCCCTGCGTCTGCTCA ACATCCCCGCGGTTGTGTACGGCTGCAGGAACGAGCGGTTCGGAGGCTGCGGGTCGGTCCTGGATGTGTCCTCTGCAGACCTGCCTCAGACTGGGACCACGTTCAAG tgtgtttcaggtcacagagcagaggaagctgTGGAGATGCTGAAGGCTTTCTACAAACAGGAAAATCCAAATG CCCCAAAACCCAAAACGAGGAAGGACTGA